CTGATCCGCCATATATTGCCGAACTGCCTAGGAACAATCGTCGTGACGGCGGCTTTGGACATCGGTACGATGATGATGGAGCTGGCGGCCCTGTCCTTTTTGGGATTAGGTGCCAAGCCGCCGGCCGCCGAATGGGGCAGCATGATGAGTACGGGACGAAGCATGCTGCAGACCTATCCCTGGGTCGTCCTGTCTCCCGGAGCGGCTATTTTTCTTTCCGTAGCTATATTGAATCTATGGGGCGATGCGCTGCGCGATTATATAGACCCGAAAGAGCGGGGACGGTAATGGGGAGGTTTGCGAGGATGAATAAAAAACGGTTTATAGCGTGGATTGCAGCGGCGCTCCTGCTGCTGACGGCGGCCGGCTGCGGCGGTACGGAAGAGGCGAACCATTCCGCCGCTGGCAAAACCTTTGTCATGGGCGATACGACCTTTAACCCTGAAAACAACGAGCCCGACATCAATCCGCACAACGACAACAGCGGCTGGGCCTGTATCCGCTACGGCGTAGGGGAGACGCTGTTCCGATACTCCGATACGATGGAAATTGAGCCGTGGCTGGCAGAAAGCTATGAGCCTGTCGACGACGTGACGTGGCGGATTGTCCTGCGCAGGAATGTGACCTTTACCAGCGGCCGGCCCGTAGACGCCCAGGCCGTCAAGGAATGTCTGGAGCATTTGGTTGCCGTCCATAAGCGGGCGGCCGGCGATTTGCATATTGCCTCGATGGAAGCGGACGGACAGGTGCTGACGATTCGGACGACGGTTCCCGTGCCGGCCCTGCCCAATTATCTGTCCGACCCATACGGCTGCATCATCGACATGCAGGCCGGCATCACCAGCGACGGCATGGTGACGGCGACGGGGCCGTATAAGGCCGTGTCCCTCGTGTCCGGAGACCACGTCGACCTCGTAAAAAATGATGCCTATTGGAACGGCGAGCCCAAGCTGGATTCGATTACGATACGGACTATTTCCGACGGCGATACGCTGACTATGGCCCTGCAGTCCGGAGAAATCGACGCGGCCTACGGCATGCCCTATGCCAGCTATCCCCTGTTTCAAAACGACGAGTACACGATCAGCAGCGCGGCTACAAGTCGCACCTTCTTTGTCTGGATGAATTTCGACAGCCCTCTGATGCAGGAGGAAGCTGTCCGCAAAGCGATTTCCATGGCCATTGACAAGCAGGGCTTTGTCGACGCCTTGCTCCATGGAAACGGCTACCCTGCCGCCGGCCCCTTTCCCGGTACGTTTGCCTTCGGCGGCGATGCGGCGAAGGCCGAGCCCTATGACTTAGAAGGGGCCCGGCGCGTATTGGACGACGCCGGCTGGAAGGATGAAGACGGCGACAGCGTTCGGGAAAAGGACGGACGCAGATTAGCCTTACGCTGGCTTACCTATCCGAGCCGTCAGGAACTGCCGTTGCTGGCCGAGTCGGCTCAGGCGACGCTGAAGCAGATTGGCGTCGCCGTGGATATACAGTGTACGGCTGACCACAACCGCGTGAAAAAGGACCGCTCTGCCTGGGACGTCTATGCCAGCGCGATGGTGACGGCTCCGTCGGGAGACCCGCAGTATTTCTTCACCTACTGCTGCCTCGACGGGTCGGACAGCAATACAGGCCGGTATCACAGCGACGCCCTGGAAGAATTAGCCCGGAAGATGGAAGGGACCTTTGACCCCGATGAACGGGGCGCGCTGGCCGCGCAGATGGCGCAGACTATTCTGGACGACCACGCCTATGTATTTTGCTCCCATTTGAAGATGAGCATGATCGCCAGGAAGGGCGTCGTCGGCCTTGCGGCTCATCCCTGCGATTTTTATGAAATTACGGCGGATTTAGATAAGACGTGAGGATAATGGACATGAAAGAGGCGGTCATCGCCTATGACAACGTAGACATCTGCTATGACGGGCGGACAGTCGTGCGGCAGGCGACGTTTTCGCTGCAGCCGGGAGAGATATTGGGGATTGTCGGCGAGTCCGGAAGCGGCAAGAGCACCCTCCTGCAAAGCGCTATGAATCTCTTAGGCCCGGGAGGCGCCGTGACGCAGGGACATATTTGGTTTCAAGGACAGGATATACTGGCGTTATCGGACGAAGGGATGCAGCGTCTTTGCGGTGCACAGATGGCCATGGTCTTTCAGGATGCCGCGGCGTCGCTGTGTCCGGTGCGGACCATAGGCAGTCAAATCTGCGAGGCTGCGGCGGCCCATTTGGATATGGGGAAGGAAGAGGTCCGGCGGCAGACTTTGGAGCTTTTCGCGCGCTTGGGATTTTCAGACGGCCGGCGCGTATGGGAAAGCTATCCTTTTGAGCTGTCAGGAGGCATGAATCAGCGCGCGGCCTTAGTCTTGGTCATGCTGCTGAAGCCGGCCCTGCTGCTGGCCGACGAGCCGACGAGCGCTCTCGACGTCTGCGCGCAGAAGCAGGTACTGGATGAGCTGCTGTATTTGCGGGATCAGTACGGTACGGCGATTATGCTGGTCACGCACGACATGGGCGTCGTCTCCCGCGTAGCCGATTACGTGCTGGTCGTAAAGGACGGTCAGATAATAGAATACGGACCGGCGAAAGACGTGCTGGCCTCGCCGGCCCAGGCGTATACGAAGGAGCTGCTGGCTGCCGTGCCGAAGCTGCGGAGGGACAGACGATGACTGTTTTGGAACTGCAAGAAGTGACGAAAGTATTTTCAGGAAGAAAGGGCGCTCAGGTCAGGGCGTTGGATAGGGTTAGTTTTTGCATAGAAGAAGGCGAAAGCGTCGGCCTGATCGGTTCGTCCGGGTCGGGAAAGAGCACCGTCGCCAATGCGGTATGCCGCTTTATCGACGTGACGTCAGGACGTATTTTGCTGAGAGGCTGCGATATTACAGAGGCCAGGGGAAAGGCCCTGCGGCAGGTGTATAAAGAAGTGCAAATGGTATTTCAGTCGCCTCGGTCG
This region of Megasphaera stantonii genomic DNA includes:
- a CDS encoding ABC transporter substrate-binding protein: MNKKRFIAWIAAALLLLTAAGCGGTEEANHSAAGKTFVMGDTTFNPENNEPDINPHNDNSGWACIRYGVGETLFRYSDTMEIEPWLAESYEPVDDVTWRIVLRRNVTFTSGRPVDAQAVKECLEHLVAVHKRAAGDLHIASMEADGQVLTIRTTVPVPALPNYLSDPYGCIIDMQAGITSDGMVTATGPYKAVSLVSGDHVDLVKNDAYWNGEPKLDSITIRTISDGDTLTMALQSGEIDAAYGMPYASYPLFQNDEYTISSAATSRTFFVWMNFDSPLMQEEAVRKAISMAIDKQGFVDALLHGNGYPAAGPFPGTFAFGGDAAKAEPYDLEGARRVLDDAGWKDEDGDSVREKDGRRLALRWLTYPSRQELPLLAESAQATLKQIGVAVDIQCTADHNRVKKDRSAWDVYASAMVTAPSGDPQYFFTYCCLDGSDSNTGRYHSDALEELARKMEGTFDPDERGALAAQMAQTILDDHAYVFCSHLKMSMIARKGVVGLAAHPCDFYEITADLDKT
- a CDS encoding ABC transporter ATP-binding protein; translation: MDMKEAVIAYDNVDICYDGRTVVRQATFSLQPGEILGIVGESGSGKSTLLQSAMNLLGPGGAVTQGHIWFQGQDILALSDEGMQRLCGAQMAMVFQDAAASLCPVRTIGSQICEAAAAHLDMGKEEVRRQTLELFARLGFSDGRRVWESYPFELSGGMNQRAALVLVMLLKPALLLADEPTSALDVCAQKQVLDELLYLRDQYGTAIMLVTHDMGVVSRVADYVLVVKDGQIIEYGPAKDVLASPAQAYTKELLAAVPKLRRDRR